Within Myotis daubentonii chromosome 13, mMyoDau2.1, whole genome shotgun sequence, the genomic segment aaatatgattttattaaatattatataatcaATGGTATATGAATATAAAGAGAAGACAGATTTTAGTTCTGTGAAAACTACTTTGAATGCTTTGGAGAACTTCAGTAAAGGTGAGCTGCTAAACTGAGTTGATGACTTAGGTGAGggcaaaatcaatggaaaaattataaaattataaaaatcttgAAAGCTTCTCATACAGATTATTGGTGTCTTTAAATTTTCTCAGGTGTGATGCTGGTCAAGGGCCttctggttgcaggtttgatccctggccctggttgggcacatgcaggaggcaaccaatcagtgtgtctctctcacatcactgtttcttgctctctctgtctctccctctcccttccacgctctaaaaaaaaaaaaaatgtcaatggcAAAAAGGATTTGGGAGgattcaggtgaagattaacaaaaacaaacattatttttttagtgattttcTATCATAAAAGTCCTTGCCACATACCATATCCAATAAGAATTTTACAGTGTACTATATCATATACAGATATGCACATAcatattacatatacatatacacacatgtatatatgtatacattggtATTATAAGAATGCACCAAAATGATAAAATGATTACCTCAGgctaattaatataatatatttgtaCTTTTCTGCCTTTTCCAAACTTTCTACAATGAGCATATGTACAATTATACTCAgaagaaaaatgtattattttcaagaaaacagctactcatttttattttattttatttttttttcagttgatcagcagcctagccaggttctctagccaggttctagccacaatctccagccaagttctgttttttattgttttttattttttattttattttatttttttagaatttttgtgcgtttatttgagccaaactgtcgacatttgccaggaagcagaacctcaaggaattgagatcatgctccagagaatggcggggttacatttgtatttatacatttgcaatcaaaggagggacataggtgggttacatgaaattcattggtgatagattaaggaggagggataaagcaaagcagggaaatccctgggattggataaaagtaaaatgatggacacatacttaggtgggtgcaggatcaattaacataacaatgaaggaatctgtggtatctgtcctagCACCCAGCAcctttggttgtgccccaggagctccagaaaaagggaagttacaagttacccagacatttcaagggtgtgatatcatagatgcaaaaagacagataggctcagttaaggtaaaggttgaccttgtcagtgaagataccggtctaggacgtaactgcccaccatcactgctctgagttaaagtttaatttcagaccatcattgtggttactttaggtctctcagactgccatgcaggcctcccctgagcttgtcaggtcagcatgtggcccctttgtTCACAATTACCTTCCCTCCATTAAGAGGTCCATAAAAAGGGGAGTCAGCAGGAGCCATGTTTGTTTTCCCCACCCCCTGTGATAGGGTTTTGCTGAGGGCCACTGCTAGGTCCCCACTTGCTCCTCTCCCTTTGGCCTGAGATGGCAGGGCAGTACAGGGGCTTCGAAGGAGCAGGTCACGACTCCTCATTCCCAGAATCATCATCGTCATCACAGTcagcatcttcctcctcctcctcttcatcctcaaTGTCAAGGTCGTACAAGTCGTCATAAAGCCAATCTGAGCTGTTGTCATTGGAAGGCACTTTAGTTTTGATGCAATATTCTGCCAGGGTCGTGGGTACTTTCACTCCATCCTTTTCTGCTTCGGCTTTAGTGGCTGAAACCTGTTTTCTAATGATTTCAGCATATTCTTTGTCGTTTCCTTTACTGTCCCTCCATTTCCTGAACATAACTGAAGCATCCGCATTGGCTGCGGAGAAGATGTTGGGCTCATTAAGCAATGAGATGACACTTAACAGGATAGTCCTGACATTCTGAGTAGGATTCCACCTTTCGGAGTTCAGTTGACCACTCTGTGGGGCATCTATGGGTGGATGAAGAATTGAAATGCATACATGTCCACTCTCATAAATGTTGGGGTGCCACATTTTGGCCAAGAATCTGAAGGTAGGTGGTGAATATGGGTAGTCAATAGGAAATTTAATATGCGCCTTGAAGTAGCCGCCTTCGTAGAGGGTGTCGGGGGGTCCGAAGATGGCAACCTCCCAGTTGTAGAGGTCGGACTCATCCACCAGGGCGATCTGGGAACCCTCCACCGGCTCCTCCTGCAGGGACTTGAGCTCCAGCATCAGGGCTttctgggagctggccattgcggtggtggcggtggcggtgccTGGCCGGGGCCCCAGTCCTCACACACCAGGCGGGCCGGACCAGGCCCAAGACATCTGTGGGCTGGCCCGGGTGCTCCTCACACACGACGCGGGCCGGACAGGGCCGGGCCTTCTCCTCACAAGGGGGCCAGGTGCAGGAAGAGGGTGAAGGAGTTAGGGGAATTCACTCCCGGTCCTCCCCGCCCCAGAGGGGGCCTCCACTTGGcggggagaggagaaaaggtgGACGCGGAGATAGGCGGCAGAGGGCTGGCGATGATGAGGAGAGGGGGCCAGGCCGGCCCGGGAGCGCCGCGCTCGCTCGCCCTCTCGTTCTTCTCTGGGGCCGCCGCGGCCGCTATTTCTCTTTAGAATAGTGCAAATGGGCAATCGTGCACTCACCTAAGGAGCAGATCCAGGGCTTTCTGTAGCAGGAAAAATAGGAAGAGGTCAGCTCAAGGATCAAGCCTTGCTGTGTGGTTGCAGCCTCTTCCAGAAGTCTCCCCAGCCAGGTGAGTTCCCAAGACACTCTGTTCTGGAGAAGGTtccaagttctgtgttttattgtcttgttacatctgtatttataccagttgattttaatcctatcaatctctattccaaaggttagggcgtttcttatctccattccagggagtaaagattatgtagcttaagcatgattgttcgtagttaaagtgattaactacccgcctggcacttagttaaggggttttattccctccctaacttcagggaaaaatccctacctggggaagttaaggggttttattccctccctaacttcagggaaaaatccctacctggggaaacaacctttctgggagaggtgaccttggttaaaacacatagtgccaagaaggggagcaaacatattaagaacagtacgccatatatgccaggtcccttgaaacatatgctgtgcagatgtttcttccctgcagtgactatgtcaagcagcaaggatggaccagcttccagcactttttcttctattttcttccttgctCAGGGTTTGCTGTAGGTCTAATGACTCTCTGGGCAGTTTTCTTCCACATGATGGCTCAGAATTCCAGGCTCTTTTATCTTAGACATCTACACCTCAACAAATGATAACTTCTGTAATATGGTTCCAATTGGTGTAATAATCCAGCCCAAAGATGGACACAAACTTCTCCTGTAACTCCGTGCTTTCTGTCACCTCTCCATAGTTTTtcattgcatatttattttgttcaggTTTATATCATtcacattttgttattttaaaagttacctGTAGGCAGAGGTAACTTTGATTCCTCATTGCCCTTTCTTGTGAGTGTACTGAACTTGTTCATCAAGCTGCAGGCAGGATGGAGTGGCAGAGCGCTGATGCTGTCATTGGAGGCTGTTGCTAACCGCACCAATCGAGCTCACTGCTGCACAAACGCTCTCCGAGTTCCCGGCCACGGAAAGCATTTCTGCCGCGAGCTCAGCCCACCGGCTACGaccgctctccccctcccctgctcccgcCGGCCTCCTTTCCGCAGTGAAAGGCTACTTCCTCTCGAAGCACGTGTGCAGGAACCATAGCGACCTCAGCCTCGAAGCTCTTCGCGTCCTCGCTCTCGCTCTTCCTCGCCCGAACTATGCCTGACTCCCTTACCGGAGTCGGGTAGGGTACGCGAGAGCACGCAGCCCTCGGAAGCCAagctcatttttatattttgataaatttaGGTTGTGTACattggaggaaagaaagaaacctgtGATTTTTTCTCTCCCTGACATGTTGTAGGCATTGTGCTAGGCACGTTCTGCAGGGTTGTTCATCAAAGAGGACAATTCATTTAGAAACTAGGATAATGCCACTGGCAAGCAAATAACATATACTTTGGCTTGGTTTTCTTTCAAGTGTTGCCACAGCATTATAGAGCCCCAGTGTACCATATTtggattcaattccaggtttCCAGGTTTTTTTCTATTGACGGAATAGTGTCCTTGTTTACGAAAATGTCATATGTTTACATTAATTTGTTTATGTAGTAAGCATTTTGCTTTGTCAAAAGAATGATACGAGGTTGTTGAGGAAGTCATATGCCTGGGAATGACACCATCAATTATGTTGGCTATACATGTGTGTAGGGCAGATTAGACTTTTCTTGTTCTTCTTAATTATTTATACCATCAGTAATTGGAGTCACTAGTCATGCTTCCTCGTACATTCCCCTTTATATTTTCTGACActtctttttcattctctgtcttttttttgcCATCATCTAGTTTTCCCCATAGCACTTATCACCACTTGATGCCATATTATTTGTGTGTTGCCTGCTTTTACCCTGAGAATATGAAGTCTTGGAGACCGAGGCTTTGCTTATGTCCTGTAGTACCTCCAGCTCCTAGGTAGTGCCTGGAACACAATAGCCTTTAATAAAcacttgttaaataaatatattttccaggAAAAGGCATTGTTGTGTAATGCTTACTCACAGCAATATGATGACTTGTTTTATTGTTAAAGTCAATGAAAGCAAATGGGAATATCATTTGAAATTGTGTGCATTAAGATGACAGATCTgatgataaattttattataaatatgttcataCCTGCCCACCACAACTTACTCTGACCAGTAATGGCAAAGGAATAGAAAGAAGAGGGACTATGAGCATTTACTAGGCAGGCCCTGTGCAGTTTTGGTAGCAATGCAAGGTATTATCTCCATCTCATGCATGAAGAAATgtaggctcagagagatgaagcaTCTTGTTAAAGCTCATGGGGCTACTAAAGCCTTTAGAACCTCAAATGTGCTTTTCCTTACATGTACTCTTATCCGCATCTGTGGACTTTGGAAAATGAAATGAGAAGCCAGAAAAAAGTGAATGCTTTAGGTCATCTCAGTGGCCAACAGCAGCTATCTCCTAGcaacctctcccttcccccaccaaaAAAGTTAataaggctttttttttcctggtgcaTTTGATCAttccagcctccccctccccactccgtTTTCTGTCACATGTTACTATTGTTAATCATCCTGCATCACTCTTTCAGCTTTTGTCTTGGGAGACTTTTTGTCTCTTGACATGATTTTTACAATAAGCATCTCCTCTATTGTTTATAGATCATTAGCCAAATTTCCCTGTCTTAGCAGTGTTTTGCTGCCGTACCTGCATACTTCCCATGCTGTTGCATTCAAATACTTGCTCCATTTTTCTGTCTCTTGTTTTGGCAGGTGAACGGAAAAAGGATGACTGCAAAGCTGATGGGGACAAACTTGTCTGTGAGCCCTGCTCGGAAGGGAAGGAGTACACAGACGAGGAACATTATTCTCCTACATGCAGAAGATGCGGGATTTGTGATGGAGAGCATGGTACGAGTCTTAAAAAGCCATTGAAAGTGACTAATTGTGATGCTCCATGTAAAATCATTCATAATATACCTATAATTGGAATTTGGGACCTACTCTGGTGCTACGTTGGTATCCAGGAAGGGGTAGGATGGGGCTGACTGGGGAAAAGCAGGGTCAGGGAATGAACTAATCGCTGGGCTAGACTCTTATGAGCCGAGTCTGGGCGGTCTCCCAGATGAGGAGACAGACTAAATATGAACCCTATGAACAGGGTTTATTAGCTCCAGTCAAAAGTGCAGAAACTTTTTTTCCTGCCTTGATTTATGCATGTGCAATGGCTCTTGTTCATGGCCAGAGAGCACTCAGAACCCTTCAAATGCAAGGACAGAAGATCCTGAGAGGTGGGTGGGATGCTTCCCCTTTTTTGGGGATCTAGTTTGTCCTCATAATTCCAATTGGACCCCTGGATTTTCATGACTAGCCCAATCTATTTTGAGGGCCCAGATTAAAATGTAACAGAAGTACTCCCAGTTTTGCTTGACATTAAGAAATCTCTGGACATAAGTTTTTCTTGTCTCCATGAGAGCCCTAAAGCAAtgtttctcaaccctggctgtacattagaatcacacAGGGATCTATGAGACATGCCAATGTTTAGGTCCCACCttagaccaattaaatcagaatctctaatCTCTAAGGGCGGGCTTTGGCATTGGTCTGCTTGCCCAGGTCGGGGTGAGACTTAACaatttgcatttccaacaagctACCAGATGATGCTGAGGCTGTTGGTCCACAAGCCACACTTCGAGTAGCCAGGCTTTAGACTAGAAGAACAGGGGAACTATTTAAGCAAAGATAGGGTTTTCTTGGTTGCTGGATTGTCTATCCATTTAACACTCTGCTAAATGATTTCAACCTGGGGTTGCCTGTTTTGTATGTAAACACTAGTTGTATTCCTAAAGTCATGATGGTGTGACTGCTCATATAAGCAGCAGATCTCAAAAATCtatgctgctcctgcccatcatTTCCATAGCCAGTGTATAAGTAGCTGCTATGACTAATTGTCTACAAATTGAATTTCTAGGCTTAGAAGTGGAAAAAAACTGTACCAAGACCCAGAATACCAAGTGCAGATGTAAATCAAACTATTTTTGTAACACTCCTCCATGTGAACACTGTAACCCTTGCAGCACGTAAGTTTTGGTCTTTTACTGATTAAAACACTAGATATACTTTGAGAGATAATGGCTTCCTAGGGGGAAGCAGCACTGGGTTCTAGTCTTGCTTTGCCTCCAAACAACTGGATAACCATTTGTTTATTCAGGCATCCAGGGCCAGAACATGTATTGAACCTCCTGTGGGCTGGCCAGTTCTAGCCACTTAAACTAACCATATGAGCAAGACACATTTCTGGCATCGAAGCTCTCAGGCTAGAGgcaaggacattaaaaaaaggCGTGAACTTTTCAACCTTGCTGGGGGAGATGCAGTGAAGATATGACACATGGCTTGAGTCTTGAAGGAAGGTGAGCATGGATCTGAAGGACATTTCAAGCAGGGAACCAGCAGGTGCAAAGAGACAGGGGAAGCTCCAGAGAACAGGGCACCTGGCTGGAGTGTAGGAAAGACTGAAAAGGAGCCAGGGCCAAATCAGGAAGGGTCTTGTCTTTCATGCTAAAGAGCTTGGTTTTTGACCCACAGTTAGAAAACCTGACTGTGCATGtcacttttctcctcctcctcctcctcctcctcctcctcctcctcctcctcctcctcctcttcctcttcctcctccttctgttaATCcctacccgaggatatttttccattgatttttaaggagagtggaagagtgaggaaaggacagagagaaatactgatgtgagagaaacacatcaattggttgcctcctgcatgtgccccaaccagggtctgggctggggaggaacctgcaaccaaggtacgtgctcttgaccggattggaacccgggaccttttggtccacaggccgacgctccactgagctaaactggcaaGGGCTAACCTTTTGTTCTGATTAACAGAGTAAGTTTAAGCAGACCACTCAACCTCTCcgaggctcagtttcctcacacATTAAGATGCAGACAATCATCACTTGTCTTATGGGCCACATATTTGTGAACATCAGATTGGGTaatatgtattataaaaataGCTTTTACTTTGTAAGACACTGTTCTGCGTACACATAAATATAATTAAGATTATATCCATGTACCGCTCCTTAAACTTGTAATCATCTTAGGAGTCACTTAGGAGTTCACCTAGTAGGCTTGAAAAGTAGGAACATTATACTTGATGTCTCTTATTTACTAGAAAAAATGTAAGGTATGTGCACTTAACCTAGCCTCTCCTTTCTAGCCCCAAGTATCTGAGACAGCTCTCATGATGACAGAAATAGGGATTGGAGTTGGAAGGAGGGACTAATGTAAgtcaaataataacaacaatagcagttctaaatacttcataatcttgatttaattttcttctcaCCATAACCTAAAAAGCAGGTAATACTGTCTCCTTGTTTTTGGTGAGAAAACAGGCTTGCggtggttaagtaacttgctcaaactCACTGAGTTAGGTAATGGACAGAGCCCAGCTTTAATTCAGGCTGGGTCAGTGtttgtctgaaaaaaaaatatggaaaccTCTTGAGTATCCTAATGGCCACTTGGTGTTAAAGAGCGAACCCTCTAAGGCCCAGCGGAGTAGGCTACCTCAGGAGCATCATGGGTAGTGGCTGTTGTCTGGCCATTTTTATTGTTCGATGGGACTGCGTTGAAATTGCTTTTGGTAGTTTATCATTGTCTCCGAATCTTTTAAGAGCACAGCTTATGACCAATTTTAAGTTTATGTCAGGatctatttcattctttttcttttctgccaATACTTTTTTACCTTCTTTTAACTCTGGGTATTTTAAAACATAGTCATTCTTTGTTCATCCAAACATCTAAATTATGTTACAGATTTTTACCAGCTCTACCATGCTAATCTAGAAATAGTTGAGGGAATATGTCTGCCAGAGATGCAAAAATGACTACAATGACCCGAGATGTATAGTGTGTTGTTGAAAATGATCAAGGAATTAGCCCACCAGGCTTTTTgcattttctctgtatttttttttaggtgTGAACATGGAATCATTAAGGATTGCACACCAACCAATGACACCAGATGTAAAGCaggttattactttttttaatgaGTAGACTCTCCTTCCTCCTATTCCCAcagtaaaatacaaagaaaagccAATCCCTTTTGATTCTTTGAGAGTACCTTGTTTAATCTTAAAGACTGCTCATTTTCATGTAAAATGTCCCATGTTCCAATCTACAGGATCCACATCTCACTTACGCTTGCTGTGGCTCCTGATCCTGGTTCCAATAGCAGCTGCATTCATATTGTGGCGTAAGTTCTTACTTTGTTCAAGTTGCACATTGAAATAACTTGGAAAGGACTTGTTCAAAGAATCCCCCTCTGTCTCCAACCTATTAAAAAGCTTCCACCGGGTAGGTAGCTAGCCTTGGTATATTTTTAATTCCTGCCACCAAATGCACACATGAACACTGAAAGAAtagattatatttatattatcccTCAGCTACAGTTTTTGACCAACCATTTTGGAGCACTGAGTGGCTATTACCATCCTCACTGTGTTTTCATCCTGGCAGCAGCCAAGTTTGCCAAGAATCAAAAGTAATCTCTCACCGTCCATTGAGATGGTCCCATGCATTAAGATAACACATTAAGAAGCAAGGGCCTTGCTGGGAAAGGCATTGCAGGGGACACTTGGTAAATTCGTCCCTCTCTGCGCCTCCTCACCCTTGCTCAAACTccatgattttattatttatccaccataatttaaaatattgtgcaATGCATTTTATGCAAGGGTTACCTAGGAAATCAGCAGATAAGCCAAATTAGCCCAAATTGAGGGTAATCATaattacacaagaaaaaaatcccttttaATCATTTCTAAAACACAGGGTCATGCAACTTTCAATCACTCTGAAGCATCCAATTGGAATAGgctctgtttcttcattttagcTGAAAATAAAGAGGTTGCTCAGCTAAAAATACATACAGTATTCTATGTTTAAATACCATAACCATGCTTGCAGACTTACACATTCCTTTCTCCCATCTCATACTGACTTCAAGGCAGATATTCATTGAGCGTGTATACTTGAGTTATTTGTGAGTGCATGTACCTGAATTTCTGGGCATTAAATGCCACTCCACGGCAAGCTGATGTCAGCTTTCCTTATCCTGTGCTTACATGCCCTGCTGTAGCCATGACATGTAGCTCCAGGTTGATGAGAGGAAATAGTGATGTCATTCAATAAGTCAAAAGCCAGCTTTAGGCTAGGCCACTGTGAGGTAATTGGATGTCTCAATTAAGGTGTGGCATACTGCccgcaggcatggctcagtggttaaacctcaacctataaaccaggaggtcatggttgatttccagtcagcacacatgcctaggttgtgggctcgatctgcaatgaggggagtgcaggaggcagctgatcaatgattctctctctctctctctctctctctctctctctctctctctctctcccccttcctctctgaaatcaataaaaatatttattttaaaatatgtggcaTATCTCCAGAACACTTGACCTGGTGGGGTGAGATTGTCCAAAATCAGGACAATTCTGTATTTTAGGGTCACTTTACATTTCAATGAATTTCTGCTTTCTTCTCACACTTCTCTAGTGTGACAGTAGTATTTCCTCCAAGGCTGAGACCTGAGTCTGATAGAAATTTCTTTCATCTTTTAGGGGTGAAAAGACGGCGCCGGAATAATAATCTTCCTCCCTCTGAACCTACATCTCCAGATACTGTAAGTGTTGAAACATGCATCAGCTTTCTTAAAAACATAGAGAAGGTAGTAATTCAACTTTTTATTCGCtacttttttaaaacaagcatttattgtgtctgtgtgtacatgAGTTAGAAGGCATCGAAAAGTAATTCAGATTATGAGGCACAGTATATAAGTAAGCTCCATACAACGTCAGAGTTAACACAGGACTCAAGTGGGAGGCTGCTCAAGGTGAGTTGGAAAAAGGATGTGGCCAAGCAACATGTCCCACGTCGGTGTTATTCGCGCAGAGAAACTACAGACATCCTTTACCAGAGCATGGATTCGGTATCCAAGCCCGAACAGACACAGCTCTTACAGCCCACTATAAATAGGGCACAGCGCAACTTTCTCCAGCCTCTCGTTACCATAGCCCCCACTATATTTCTTTTCCAACATGGAATCAAAGCATTTCAAATAGCAAAAGTTACACAGGGAAGATAAACCAGTTCACTTCATGAATAATGCTTTTTCTCATTTAGGGCTCGGGCTCAGTGGAAGTTAgggttttaaaaatcaatatagtacaaaataatttcaatttaaaCCATTTTCTCATGTCAAAAGGATGAATAGTTACCGTAAAAAGAGTTTTTGAATGATTATGTTTATTATGTTTGTTTTCGTGAGTCTATATGAAACATAACCTCAGAACGTTCCATGAATTCCCTAGATTCCTTGAATGTGTAAAACATAAGCCAATGTTCTTTAGTTTCTGGAAATGCTGGAACCTTTCAGAATGAAAATTTGAATGATGAAAGAATCCTTAATCACTTCGTCTAGCTAATTTTATATATCAAGCAACTGATTGTACTTCCTTCAGGATTaaggaaaaatttaaagattACATTTAGACTATTCtgagtgtatttttattttttt encodes:
- the LOC132214974 gene encoding ubiquitin-conjugating enzyme E2 R2-like, with the translated sequence MASSQKALMLELKSLQEEPVEGSQIALVDESDLYNWEVAIFGPPDTLYEGGYFKAHIKFPIDYPYSPPTFRFLAKMWHPNIYESGHVCISILHPPIDAPQSGQLNSERWNPTQNVRTILLSVISLLNEPNIFSAANADASVMFRKWRDSKGNDKEYAEIIRKQVSATKAEAEKDGVKVPTTLAEYCIKTKVPSNDNSSDWLYDDLYDLDIEDEEEEEEDADCDDDDDSGNEES
- the FAS gene encoding tumor necrosis factor receptor superfamily member 6 isoform X5; the encoded protein is MPPEWGMPICAINLTLSTPSSASHPPRAGAESISLSPARSSPQGFLPSPPPGPGGGGGVCISSGRFRDRRAQVLGDTLEREVGSCESPRPSAGPRERPGGAVISPRRGDPSCRDLEKLFYFVGSLPSDAPDRGSPAPGERKKDDCKADGDKLVCEPCSEGKEYTDEEHYSPTCRRCGICDGEHGLEVEKNCTKTQNTKCRCKSNYFCNTPPCEHCNPCSTCEHGIIKDCTPTNDTRCKAGSTSHLRLLWLLILVPIAAAFILWRVKRRRRNNNLPPSEPTSPDTTLT